The nucleotide window CTTCGCCTTTTAGAAATCTTTTCTTGATCCTAAAACATGGCTTCATCTCTTCATTTGAGCCATTACATTTATATCCTTCCCACCTTCCAAACACTCTAAGATTCTGCAGAATTGATTCAACAGGAGAATGGAGTTTAGTATTGAGACTTGTTTTGCCTTGATAAAGAAATTATCTTACCTTTCTGAGCAGCTTTAGCAGTACTCGGCCGCTTTGATCCATGACGTAGACTTCACATCTACACTTGGAATCATAGTTGTCGACACAATAAACCAAGTTTTCCATGGAGTCATATATTGTGCAgccattttcattcaaaattaggGACTTCATCCATATAGTATACAGttctttcattgaatttttatggttagaagaagaggaagaaggatATATCTTTGCCATGTGATGTGCCAAAGAATGAATTGCTCCTATCTTCAATCATTTTGTATGGTATTTATGTGCACTCTGGTTGGCTTTTAAGATCTTGTTTTCATTGGTTAATATTTCCATCAAAGCAAGTTATATGGTAGATAAATATCCTTAGACACGTTTTAGGCATGCAAATGAATTTAATAGAATCCAAGTTTATCCAACTTCTATGTTCTTCAAACTTCATGTGTTCATGGATTTATGTTGAcatttggttgatttttatatttgtggTCAAATCttattcattaaacctttccaTGTTGATATCTTTATGCTTGAAAGCTGCAATACATCCCCACAAACACTAAATATCCAAACTTTGCTTAGATCACTAATTGCTCTTTGTGCAATTTTGTTATACTTTGAAAAGAGAACATGATTTAGACTGGTTAAGTATTATTTAAAGGAGTTCTGCTTCCTATTGGTTGTTTATATTGTtctttaaaacattgaagttgtAAGCAATTCTGGATTCTTGCTATTTGTTTCAAGTTGCATCAATGGATtctttatctagtatttgaAAATCTTACCAGCCTGGTTTGATGGTTAGTAACTTTCATTAGCATGTGAAATAAATGATCagtaatgcattaattagatAATGATGCTAACAATTTATTCTTGATAGGAAATGAAATCTTTGTAGACAATAATCATTcatcttgtttattttcttacaaatttCAGAATCTAGATTGATGCTAGGGCTACAAAAATTTTCTTCAGAGAAATCAAAGGCTTTATGTAGCAACATACCACTGAATTAATTTTTCAGCTGAGCTTATGTGtaactcaaaaaaatattatatatttataggaCACAATTTAACCTCTAAATGAACCTTTTTAAGTGTTGGCTAAATGTTGTTAGAttaaaattctgaaaataaattGGCTCTGTTGAATTTTCAACTAATTCAAGTATTTGCTTGAGtttttagaattaaattagCCAACCTTGGATCGGCCTTAGAAGTTTCTTAGAGGAGCACGGTGTGCAAGATTTCAGCTTCGAGAACGGTCGTCTGTGGGGATGGTGATACCACGCTAAGCTCAATGCTAATTCCTCTGATGTTTGAGGATAAGAGGATGGGTATTAAGTTCAATTAGTTTTTCAGCATTTCAATTTAGTTATTGGTCATCCGTTTTGTGTAATTTCTGGCAGGTGAAGCTACAGGCAAAGGCTTTTACGTTTATGATGATAATAAGGAAGATAATCCCAATCACAAAATGCAGAATTACACTGAAAAATCAAGGAACATTTCTGCCACTCAACTGGATCCTGAGGTATTTTTCTAACAGTAAAATACAGTCATTCTGATAACAAATAGTATTTAATACAAATATACTTTCTGATTGAAAATTGCAGATAATGAATTTAtctaagaaagaaagaaatagtcGAGACCCTTAATCATTGGTTTCACATCCCTCTACATTGGATGGAGtcttgatgatatatatatatatataattcaatctAAATTTCTTCTATTCTAGTTGTTTGgatgtttgattttttaatttttctatatagGTTTTGTTTGGATATCATCATAAATAAAAGGATTGATTGATGATTGTGAACATTTTGAGACCTTTCCACCTGGACATCTCTATTCGAGCAAAGTAGGTGGATTTAAGATATGGTACAACCATTCATTGTACTCGGAGTCAATTTCTTATGCTCTTTATGATCTGCAGCTAATGAGAAAGGCTTTTGAGGATGTAAGCTACAAAGATTACTGAAGCACTTAAAACTTTGGAAGAACTGAGAATTTGAGTTCATAGTTGAACTTTATTatattcttgattttgtttagGTTGTGATTAAGAGGCTCATGAGTTAACGTTTCATTTGTAGTTTTATTGTCTGGTGGTTTTGATTCATCCTTAGTCGCTCATgtgtgtaaaaagttttttatgcttttttttagtttttcatttttgtaacttttaaTGTGagagattaataaattattaatattgtttttgatgttgtctcatatatatgtttatatatttgtttgttaatattagaaataatattTGATAGCTATTAAGGCATCTACGATGGATTTAATATTTTGGGTAAGCTATATGGGTTATAGCGGCAGATTTTTTCACCACTATAGGTCTAAACATTATAGAACTTATAGCGGTAGATTTTTCCACCGCTATAGATCTAAACATTATAGTACTTATAGTGGCAGAAATATTTTGCCGTTATAAGATTTATAGCAGCAAAATTTTCCGTCACTATAGATCATTATACATTTATAATACTAATAGATGGGATAGCGGCAAAAGTGTACATTTGTTGTAATAAACATATAGCGACCAAGGTTTTAGTGGCTAATTGGCTATTTGCCGCTATAAGAATATTGAAGATAAAATGGGACCTATAGCGGCTAAAAAATATGCCGCTATAGGTCCTCTTTCTTGTAGTGTTCTTTTATGTTGATTTTCTCTCTAGTGACcatccttctctttttctttattttcagttattttttaataattttcatggATTTGTGAGGTATATTTTGAAGATTGCttagtttgttctttttctattttgctTTCTCTAAGTGATAAGCATGAGTGAAATTAGCAAGAAGGAGatgaaaatacacaaataaagcttacaaaggttttttttagaaaataaaaaataaaataaaataaatctcgAAGTGAAGCTCTTCATCAATGGttcttttgttgattttctCTAGTGttcatctctctctttttctttatttttaattattttatttgtttaatgatttttatggatttttaaaactttctactaattttttttggttaatgttataattttataagtGTAAATCCAGAAGCCTAAGGCTTTGAGTTAATTTTTTCAGTGTTTTTTGAGGATTTAAacatttttctcttaattttttaagtttttaattagatttttatatttatctattattatttattaaaaattacatggtataatttaaaaaaataaaaaataataaaaatttcctATAATGTAAACtattggtatattttttttctatgaagATTTTTTCAATAGCTATAATTGATTTTGAAAAGTCATTTGACATCATTttcgtttttttatttttgtttcgtttttgttttgttgtcaattttttaaaaacaaaaatatgtttagATACACTAActattgtatattttaaaaagttgaaaataaaacaagtttgATTAGCAAAAAATTGTAATTAtcctttttattactttttttaattcattttcttatatttttttataattttttcatattagtttacttgattgtattattaaatatattcagATTTGACACATTCGATGGAGAAGAGGCTTaagatgttatttatttatttttttatttttttaattaatttatttatttattttttaaattaagtaaaaagtaaataactcaaacaatatatttataaatatctaggtAGTCAAAACCGGGTTGGACCGGCCGGTCCAACCCGGTTGAACCGGACCCGGGCACTAGGCCGGTTTGGTTCAATACATAAAACCGGATTAATAAAAAACCGGCCTTGAACCGAATGAACCGGCAGGTTCATCCGGTTCAACAATCAattatcaaaaaccctaatatctATTATCAAGTCAAAGCAAAAGAATGAATCCTCGTTTCTTTTCCAATCTCCACCCTTGCGGCGGTGACACAAAACATATCTCATGAGTCTGGATCTCTCTTCCATCAAGCATCGGCACCGATAGTCAAGAAACACGAATTCGATCTCCACAACAAAGTATCATTAGGCTGGCTTCTAGCACTCGGCGAGAGCCTCGACATTGCTCGAGTCCCTGGCATTGGTCTTGTCTACACCGATCTTGTCTTCACCGATCTCATCTCCACAACACGAGTTTCGGTTTGCTGTGGAAAATGAGCTTGTACGAGATGAGCTTGAAGAGTTGAACGTGGCGTGTGAGTCAAGGACAGCGTTTATATTGGGTCACTTGCATGTGCGTGCAAAGCCAGAGTCATtagtgatgaagaaattggtGATAGATGTTGGGTATAATTTTTTGAAGAGGAATTGTGAAGGGGTTGATGTGGTGTTGCAAGTGCCGCCGGCTTCCTTATTGGAGACTTGGAGGGGATGGTATATATTTTGTGATCATAATAACGTTTAGATGTGATTTGATgttatgtatgcatgtatgaatACGTGTATGataggttatttatttgttttaaaaattaatataggttgtgtatttcattttaaaattaatataataattaatatactttattttatatttttatttattaaatccggtTCGACCAGGTTCGACCGCGGTTGGACCTCTTGACCCTTGAACCTTGGCCTTCTCAGTTTAAAAGGTCCGGTCCTGTTCTGACTAcctagataaatatataaaccaatttataaaaaagcaacatgtcaaataataaatttttataaatattttttaaaaatattattattttagactattgatattaatttattaaaaaatattttttaaaaaatataaatagaaaatatgaattGGCAATAATGGATTATCCAATGCAAAAcaaatatatgcaatgaaatgGTTTTCATTACTAATATCAtattaaatgtaaataataacttaaatttaatataaatattttttaaattatttaataaaaaattaaaaattgtttttcaaGACACTCCAATACAATTATTTTATagggcgtttggttggatgtaattctaaatggaGTGGATTTCTAGTTGCAATGTAATTAgaaatatttggtttttaaaatacagtgcagtcaaatcttgtgtttggttggatgtaactgaaattactgtatcataaaattttatgtttgtttgaaaggatttgtaaatctgtaattgaaaaatgcatgtgtatatgtgtgtatatatgcatatatacatatatgtatatgaatatatatatatatatatatatatgtttatatgtgtatatatgcatatatgtatatgagtatatatatatatatctgtataagtatatgtatgtgtatatatatgtatatacatatatgtatatacgtatataagtatatatatgtatgtatgtataaacatatacatatatacatatatgtatgtgcatatatacatatacatatatgggtatatatatatatatatatgtatgtatgtatgtatgtgaatgtgtatatatatgtatatgaatatatatatgtatatatatgtataagtatatatatacatatatgtatataagtatgtatatgtatatgtgtaaaaatacatgtatatgtttatataaatgtatatgtatgtgtatgtgtatgtgtatgtgtatgtgtatctatgcatgtatgtatgtatatacattggttttcaactcctgggatttggttttacgcccaatttgggcgtaaaaccaaggTTTAATTATCGTACAGGTCCCTGTATTTGTGTACTTTCTACCCTTTTAatccttataatatttttaagtacaattaagtcctcatatttaatctagttgggtcattctagtcTACGGCGTAAATATCCCAGTGTTCTACCAAAAAATATTGCAAGAACTTAATTATACTAAAAAATATTGCCGTGGACTAGAACGACCCAACTCGACCAAATTTGGGgacttaattgtatctaaaaatattgcaaggactaaaagggtagaAAAGTACAAAATTACAGGGACTTGTATGACAATTACACCTAAAACCAAATACACTAAAAAAAGCTATTGTAATGTAATCCCAATTATATCAGAGTTTGCAAATATactcaaacaaacaataaatttcataaagtaaaatatttggttttacacgtaaaaccaaatacacccaaacaaacacacccttaatAATATGTATTGATATAGATATGGAGATtatacaattaatttaataatgtgtatatatatacatatataacttaaatgtaataaaaaaaaaatgtaattttgttCTGTGAAACATCTGTGAGCAAATTATCCTTCTActttaatgatatataaatatatataatatataatatatggaGAGTTATATACATTtatgtagtatatatatttactttctaatttcaattttttgtttaaatgggCTTCATTATGAGAGAACATTATCTTGGCAAAGTTTGTCCCCTAACGTAATGTTTTTTTGACAGAAGCGAACATATGAATGGAGTTCATTCCCTTTCAAATAGCTTGCCCACCATTCATTAGAAtactttatgaaattttttattaaatttataaaacacaTAACTAGCAAACTAGACAAACCATTTTTCCTTTCATGTATAAACACACATACATCACAGGAGAATGAATTTCCctttttaattaactaatttttataattaataactcatttataatttttatcaattattaaattcccttaaatcttataaaaatttgattttactaataaacattttatttcatgtagGTTTTATTACAAATCCTTCTcagaaacttaaaaaaataaataaacaccatAATTCAAGCAACACATCTAAACACTACCAAGCAAACATGATAACACAAACTCTTCATTTGATTAAAAAGTGGAAGAAGACAAAGCTTACAACAAATGCAAGTTTTAAAGCAAAACAAACTCATTTAAAGAGATGGAATTGAGGACCACTTCACAAGCCTCTCAACCAAAACTCTTCTTTCTCAATCTCACTCAAATAGTTCTATAATGGATACCTCTAATGAAGGCAGTGGAGAAAGAGGATGAGCACTTTCATTTATGTCTCTTCACTCCTTTCTCCACAAATCCTCTACAATTCTTATtaacatacatataaatatataaaagctAAACACTCCTAAAACTAACACAAGATGAGGTAAAGGGAGACTTGACTGTAAAAAGAAGCCTCCTCTAGCATAGCTGTATTTGCTGCACAACCATAAGCACTGCAACcacaaaaacacaaaccaaATTCTTTCTGTTTTATCCTTGTTGTCTTTTTCGGAGAGTTTGGAGGTGATTTTCTTCACACTAGTGTGTATTCTGAAACCCAAATGTCGGCTGGAGAGGCTGAGTGAATGTAAACGAACTCAAAGCTCTTTCCGGCAGGCAAGGAGCTGAGCCAGGTTGGGACTGAGTAGCCATTGCCAGCCTTGCTCAGCCCCCAGATTGGACCGTATAGTTTTGAAATGGATATATTGATGTTCTTTGCTGTCTTTGCTGATTTGTTTgtcacaattgtcgaatagcgGTAGTATGTCTTACCCTTGGCATTCCAAGATGTTGTTGCCGTTTGTACAATGGTGAATGGTGATGATGCTTTGGTAACTGAATCACAAAGAAAGCTTATTAAAAATTAGTCTTTCATACCTTATACACACCAAGCACAAGCCGAGCAATACATTACCTGGAGCAGGAGATGGCATAGGCTTAGGCTGAGGCTGTGGCAAAGAAATTGGCTTTTCCTTTTTAGCCGGGACATTTGGAGCAGGAACAACAActgaagcaaaaaaaaatattcataattcTTGATCAATTTGATATAATATCCATGTGAGTTGATAACTTGATGTCAATAAGGCTGAATGGCTTACCAGGAAGAAGCTGATTGAAGCCACCATTGCCACCATTGAGACGAGCCAAGACCCCAAGAAGAGGAGCATTGTTATAGGTTGCAGGCTCAGTCTGCTCGTAGTTGTCCCTCTCATCGGCGAAGTTGTCATAGGCATCAGGTCCTCCAACAATAGCACCATCTAGGAGGTTAGGATCACTGGCCTTTCGGCTGTACCAAGTTTGGTACCCTCCCCTGCAGCTCACAAATGAGGGATTGACCTTGATGGACACAATTGATGAGGCACGATGATGAACTTGTTGTGGGTATGTGCTACCATAACCCACCATGTAGCTCGTTGCTCTCGGATTGTCCCCAAGTATGTAATCTACCTGAGAAACATAATGGCAATTAGAAACAAGAACATTAGGCACATTAT belongs to Dioscorea cayenensis subsp. rotundata cultivar TDr96_F1 chromosome 17, TDr96_F1_v2_PseudoChromosome.rev07_lg8_w22 25.fasta, whole genome shotgun sequence and includes:
- the LOC120281091 gene encoding protein LURP-one-related 11-like, encoding MAKIYPSSSSSNHKNSMKELYTIWMKSLILNENGCTIYDSMENLVYCVDNYDSKCRCEVYVMDQSGRVLLKLLRKVVELPEKSSYKMIDLASNIVAEVNRKQTSSGVILDDDVLTLKVEPNINQSLIKGLVVVQGLINHRM